One window of Garciella nitratireducens DSM 15102 genomic DNA carries:
- a CDS encoding RecX family transcriptional regulator produces the protein MPVVTKMIKQKKNKEYYNIYIDGEYSFSMHEELVILYEMKKGKYLDIEKMGEIIYEDNKKRAFNRALHYLSYRRRTQWEIEEYLKKKGFNEKIVELTIEKLKYYNLIDDEDYIKSYIAQKKSGNPIGRKKLLFDLEKKGIDNCLFDQIDQYYTQEEEYEQAKKLALKYNKKYEKISSKERIYKIGQAGQRRGFSWEIMKNVIQEIVEKDQEEEKQYQQQVDKQKALEWGEKYKKRYKKQGLVGLKLKQKITQILRIRGYPWEVIEKVLTTILDEEK, from the coding sequence ATGCCTGTAGTAACAAAAATGATAAAGCAAAAGAAAAATAAAGAATATTATAATATCTATATAGATGGAGAATATAGTTTTAGTATGCATGAAGAATTAGTAATATTATATGAAATGAAAAAAGGGAAATATCTTGATATTGAAAAGATGGGTGAAATTATATATGAAGATAATAAAAAAAGAGCTTTTAATCGTGCTCTTCACTATTTATCTTATCGAAGAAGGACTCAATGGGAAATAGAAGAATATTTAAAGAAAAAGGGTTTTAATGAAAAAATAGTAGAGTTAACTATAGAAAAATTGAAGTATTATAATTTAATAGATGATGAAGATTATATAAAGAGCTATATTGCTCAGAAAAAATCAGGAAATCCTATTGGAAGAAAAAAATTATTATTTGATCTTGAAAAAAAGGGAATCGATAATTGTTTGTTTGATCAAATAGATCAATATTATACTCAAGAAGAGGAATATGAACAGGCAAAAAAACTGGCTTTAAAGTATAACAAGAAGTATGAAAAAATTTCATCAAAAGAACGAATTTACAAAATAGGACAAGCAGGACAAAGAAGGGGGTTTTCCTGGGAAATAATGAAGAATGTGATACAAGAAATTGTCGAAAAGGATCAGGAAGAAGAAAAACAATATCAGCAACAGGTAGACAAACAAAAGGCTTTAGAATGGGGAGAAAAATATAAAAAAAGATATAAGAAGCAAGGATTGGTAGGATTAAAATTGAAACAAAAAATTACTCAGATTCTTAGAATAAGAGGGTATCCATGGGAAGTGATTGAAAAAGTATTAACAACTATATTAGATGAAGAAAAATAG
- a CDS encoding putative quinol monooxygenase, producing MIQVIAKSKIKEGCLEEYKKVAFELIDETRKEEGVISYQLYQDIQNELIMTIIEVWKDEKALLEHSNTPHYKKLVPKFNQLREFVEVNAYRCVK from the coding sequence ATGATTCAAGTAATTGCAAAGAGTAAAATAAAAGAAGGATGTTTAGAAGAGTATAAAAAAGTGGCTTTTGAATTAATCGATGAAACGAGGAAAGAAGAAGGAGTTATTTCTTATCAATTGTATCAAGATATTCAAAATGAATTGATTATGACCATAATAGAGGTTTGGAAAGATGAAAAAGCACTTTTAGAACATTCGAATACTCCCCATTATAAAAAATTAGTACCTAAATTTAATCAGCTTAGAGAATTCGTAGAGGTAAACGCATATCGATGTGTAAAATAA
- the moaA gene encoding GTP 3',8-cyclase MoaA, with protein sequence MKDKWLRDIEYLRVSVTDRCNLRCFYCMPDEGVSKLSHDEILSFEECYKVIKAAVELGIKKVRITGGEPLVRLGIVDFISKIAKLPGLEDIAMTTNGMLLEKYAEDLKKAGLKRLNISLDTLKEEKFYQITRKGDLNQVLRGIELAEKVGLFPIKINTVIMKGINDDEIQDFINLIMQKPYEVRFIELMPMGEAQDIEKERFISNKEVMATIPGLIPMIKSDELGPANYYQLLGAKGKVGFISPMSNHFCKSCNRIRLTADGKLRPCLHSNFEIDIKEAIRNHNKDIKELIRDAILAKPERHYLNEKRESSIRNMNQIGG encoded by the coding sequence ATGAAAGATAAATGGTTAAGGGATATTGAATATCTAAGAGTTTCTGTTACGGATCGTTGCAATCTTAGATGTTTTTATTGTATGCCAGATGAAGGAGTAAGTAAGCTTTCTCATGATGAAATATTAAGTTTTGAAGAATGCTATAAGGTAATAAAAGCTGCTGTAGAATTGGGAATAAAAAAGGTTCGTATTACTGGAGGAGAACCTTTAGTGAGATTAGGAATAGTAGATTTTATAAGTAAGATCGCTAAATTACCTGGGCTTGAAGATATTGCGATGACAACCAATGGTATGTTGTTAGAAAAATATGCAGAAGATTTAAAAAAAGCAGGATTAAAGAGATTAAATATTAGCCTAGATACTTTAAAAGAGGAAAAATTTTATCAAATTACTCGCAAAGGAGATTTAAATCAAGTATTAAGGGGAATAGAATTGGCTGAAAAAGTAGGCTTATTTCCAATTAAGATAAATACCGTAATTATGAAGGGAATTAATGACGATGAAATTCAAGATTTTATAAACCTTATTATGCAAAAACCGTATGAAGTACGTTTTATCGAATTAATGCCTATGGGAGAAGCACAAGATATAGAAAAAGAACGTTTTATATCCAATAAAGAAGTGATGGCAACAATTCCTGGTTTGATTCCTATGATAAAGAGCGATGAATTAGGACCTGCAAATTATTATCAATTGCTTGGAGCAAAAGGGAAAGTTGGATTTATTAGTCCGATGTCTAATCATTTTTGCAAAAGTTGTAATAGAATTCGTTTAACTGCTGATGGAAAGTTAAGGCCATGTCTTCATTCAAATTTTGAAATCGATATAAAAGAAGCAATAAGAAATCATAATAAAGATATAAAGGAACTGATAAGAGATGCTATTTTAGCAAAACCAGAAAGGCATTATTTAAATGAAAAAAGAGAGTCTAGTATTCGTAATATGAATCAAATCGGAGGTTAA
- a CDS encoding MOSC domain-containing protein: protein MARVMAINRSEKKGTIKTPIKEGRFLKNHGLQGDAHAGNWHRMVSLLAKESIDKMIAQGVKGLGPGKFAENITTEGIELHTLPIGTKLKIGETVQVVTQIGKECHSGCAIKQQVGECIMPKEGIFTKIIKEGVIRPGDPIEILK, encoded by the coding sequence ATGGCTAGGGTGATGGCGATCAATAGAAGTGAAAAAAAAGGAACTATAAAAACACCGATAAAAGAAGGAAGATTTTTAAAAAATCATGGATTACAAGGAGATGCTCATGCTGGTAATTGGCATAGAATGGTAAGTTTACTTGCTAAAGAAAGTATTGATAAAATGATTGCACAAGGAGTAAAAGGATTAGGTCCGGGTAAATTTGCAGAAAATATCACTACAGAGGGAATAGAATTGCATACTTTACCGATTGGCACTAAACTAAAAATAGGTGAGACTGTTCAAGTGGTAACACAGATTGGAAAAGAGTGTCATAGTGGTTGTGCTATAAAACAACAAGTAGGGGAATGTATTATGCCCAAGGAAGGGATATTTACTAAGATTATAAAAGAGGGAGTGATTCGTCCGGGGGATCCGATAGAAATTTTGAAGTAA
- a CDS encoding peptidoglycan D,D-transpeptidase FtsI family protein, translated as MKQENRMKKEDNRIITVLVALSILFIGLIIYLTYFEVFKAESVQNNTYNKRMWMEEEYILRGSIYDRNHILLAYSTQAKDLSQTRHYEYGSLYSHIIGYSNKTLGKEGLEKTYNKELLNISESPSYNEIRKIMAQSNFQQKGNNLILTINHNLQQYTNDILGKQKGSIIAMNPNNGEIYAMVSYPNFDPNTMEKDWESIHQNEDSPLINRATQGLYAPGSIFKIITTTSALEHQNIDTDFYCKGQININGRDFKDYNSTAHGSINLHQAFVKSCNVSFGQIALQLGKDSLKETAEKFMLNQKIPFDITTNISKFSKDSMDALDLAYTGIGQGKTLVTPLNMAMMVSAIANDGNMVQPLLVKEIISSDGEQIKEQETKVLSRTMNRETASLIKDMMIDVVNKGTGKKAKLSYVQVAGKTGTAEVEGQKNHTWFVGFAPAEQPKVAVVVILENSGSTGGNTAAPIARNIIAKALELIE; from the coding sequence ATGAAACAAGAAAATAGAATGAAGAAAGAAGATAATCGTATTATAACAGTTCTTGTTGCATTATCCATTTTATTTATTGGATTAATTATATATTTAACCTATTTTGAAGTATTTAAGGCTGAATCTGTTCAAAACAATACCTATAATAAAAGAATGTGGATGGAAGAAGAGTATATTTTGCGAGGAAGCATCTATGATCGAAATCATATCCTATTGGCCTATAGTACTCAAGCAAAAGATCTTAGCCAAACAAGACATTATGAATATGGCTCTTTATATAGCCATATTATTGGATATAGTAATAAAACTTTAGGAAAAGAAGGCTTAGAGAAAACTTATAATAAAGAATTATTAAATATTAGTGAGTCTCCTTCCTATAATGAAATTCGAAAAATTATGGCACAGAGTAATTTCCAACAAAAAGGAAATAATTTAATCCTTACCATTAATCATAACCTTCAACAATATACAAATGATATATTAGGAAAACAAAAAGGATCTATTATCGCAATGAATCCTAATAATGGTGAAATTTATGCTATGGTAAGCTATCCAAATTTTGATCCAAATACTATGGAAAAAGATTGGGAAAGTATCCATCAAAATGAAGATAGTCCTCTTATCAACCGTGCAACACAAGGGCTTTATGCTCCAGGTTCTATCTTTAAAATTATCACTACTACTTCTGCTTTGGAACATCAAAATATTGATACAGACTTTTATTGTAAAGGGCAAATCAATATCAATGGACGAGATTTTAAAGATTATAATAGTACTGCTCATGGATCAATTAATTTACATCAAGCGTTTGTAAAATCCTGCAATGTTTCCTTTGGGCAAATTGCTCTACAACTAGGAAAAGATTCTTTAAAAGAAACTGCTGAAAAATTTATGTTAAATCAAAAAATTCCTTTCGATATCACTACAAATATTTCTAAATTTTCTAAAGATTCTATGGATGCATTAGATTTGGCTTATACTGGCATTGGCCAAGGGAAAACTTTAGTCACTCCTTTAAATATGGCAATGATGGTATCTGCTATTGCTAACGATGGAAACATGGTGCAACCCCTTTTAGTAAAAGAAATTATTTCCTCTGATGGAGAACAGATTAAAGAACAAGAGACTAAGGTATTGTCAAGAACAATGAATAGAGAAACTGCAAGTTTAATCAAAGATATGATGATTGATGTAGTGAATAAAGGGACAGGGAAAAAAGCAAAACTATCCTATGTACAAGTAGCTGGAAAAACAGGAACTGCAGAAGTCGAAGGACAAAAAAATCACACATGGTTTGTAGGCTTTGCCCCAGCAGAACAACCAAAAGTAGCTGTTGTAGTAATATTAGAAAATAGTGGTTCCACAGGCGGAAATACTGCGGCCCCTATTGCCAGAAATATCATTGCTAAGGCATTAGAATTAATCGAATAA
- a CDS encoding FtsW/RodA/SpoVE family cell cycle protein, which translates to MIRKLFSYRAPQNLIVTINLIGLFLVTLYNKSFDKITIGMALSIIIIIYLSNFILSKISSGDHYIFLIISMLMSIGIIILYRINPKIGAKQIVWFIIGIVAFFGSYFFIKSIKKWSQWMFLYVVLSFILFLATLIFGSNIKGATNWIRIGSFSFQPAEVIKILFVFFLASYYVNRKRFENKYILAGISYANIAFLFLQKDLGSALIFFAIYTAILYVYETDRKFILLNIGTACIVGIISVFIFSHVKVRVETWLNPWASISGNGYQITQSLFAIAAGGFLGTGIGRGHPEFIPEVHNDFIFSAICEEMGVLTGIAIIMLYLILIYRGIKISLEQKNPFYKIVALGITVSIGFQAFTILGGVTKMIPLTGVTLPFLSYGGSSLVASFASVGILQAASEVFEEEYEKKGDAHETRK; encoded by the coding sequence ATGATTCGAAAATTATTTAGTTATCGAGCTCCTCAAAATTTAATTGTTACCATTAATTTAATTGGTTTATTCTTAGTAACTTTATATAACAAGAGCTTTGATAAAATTACCATTGGTATGGCCTTATCTATTATTATAATTATTTATCTTTCAAATTTTATTTTATCAAAAATTTCATCAGGAGATCATTATATTTTTTTAATTATTAGTATGTTAATGAGTATAGGCATTATTATACTTTATCGAATTAACCCTAAAATAGGAGCTAAACAAATTGTTTGGTTTATTATTGGAATTGTAGCATTCTTTGGTAGTTATTTTTTTATAAAATCAATAAAAAAATGGTCACAATGGATGTTCTTATATGTAGTACTTTCTTTTATCCTATTTCTAGCTACTCTTATTTTTGGAAGTAATATTAAGGGAGCAACGAACTGGATCCGCATTGGCTCTTTTAGTTTTCAACCTGCTGAAGTAATCAAAATTTTATTTGTGTTTTTCTTAGCCTCTTATTATGTAAATCGAAAGCGATTCGAAAATAAATATATACTAGCCGGAATATCCTATGCTAATATTGCCTTTCTTTTTCTACAAAAAGATCTTGGTTCTGCTCTTATCTTTTTTGCGATTTATACTGCTATTTTATATGTCTATGAAACAGATCGAAAATTTATTTTATTGAATATTGGAACTGCTTGTATAGTTGGGATCATAAGTGTTTTTATATTTAGTCATGTAAAAGTGAGAGTAGAAACTTGGCTAAACCCCTGGGCTAGCATCTCAGGAAATGGGTATCAAATCACCCAATCTTTATTTGCCATTGCTGCAGGAGGATTTTTAGGCACGGGAATTGGTAGAGGACATCCGGAATTTATCCCTGAAGTTCATAATGACTTTATTTTCTCTGCTATTTGTGAGGAAATGGGAGTTCTTACTGGAATTGCTATTATTATGCTTTATTTAATTCTTATCTATAGAGGTATCAAAATTTCTTTAGAGCAAAAAAATCCCTTTTATAAGATTGTAGCTCTTGGAATTACAGTTTCTATTGGTTTTCAAGCCTTTACTATCTTAGGTGGAGTAACAAAAATGATTCCTTTAACGGGTGTTACTTTACCCTTTTTAAGCTATGGAGGAAGCTCCTTAGTTGCAAGTTTTGCCTCTGTAGGAATTTTACAGGCTGCCTCCGAAGTTTTTGAAGAAGAGTACGAAAAAAAGGGGGATGCACATGAAACAAGAAAATAG
- a CDS encoding FHA domain-containing protein: MFGIIRMIYLDIKGIRKRSSMGSTYLKLINRRDELPFKVEESYSIPSSVSIGRSNKNDIIIKDPFISKNHAIIEKKHNEYYIEDLNSSNGTFVNNEQIFNPIRLQHGDTITIGQVSFIFVNELSK, translated from the coding sequence ATGTTTGGAATTATTAGAATGATTTACTTAGATATTAAAGGAATTCGTAAAAGGTCCTCTATGGGATCTACTTATTTAAAACTTATCAACCGCAGAGATGAATTACCTTTTAAAGTAGAGGAATCCTATTCTATTCCTTCTTCGGTTAGCATAGGTAGATCAAATAAAAATGATATTATAATCAAAGACCCTTTTATTTCAAAAAATCATGCAATTATTGAAAAAAAACATAATGAATATTATATTGAAGATTTAAATAGTTCAAATGGTACCTTTGTCAATAATGAACAAATTTTTAATCCTATTCGATTACAACATGGTGATACCATAACGATAGGACAAGTAAGTTTTATTTTTGTAAATGAATTATCTAAATAA
- a CDS encoding cation-translocating P-type ATPase produces MWFSKSPEQILKEFDVNPEIGLSEEEAKKRLEKYGENKLKSKPKKSTWKLFLEQLQDMLIYVLLASTLITLAIGEYVDAFIILFVVLLNAVIGVVQESKAEKAIEALQQMTTPKSLVRRNGEVKEINSEEIVPGDIVILDAGRYVPADIRLLESVNLQIEESALTGESVPSDKNAKDIHEDLKTPIGDRSNMAFMSTLVTYGRGEGVVVSTAMNTEMGKIAEALEEDVEDMTPLQKRLDELGRILGFLAIGICVVMFGIAFIQGRDLFDMFLTAISLAVAAIPEGLAAIVAIVLAMGVTKMSKKHAIIRKLPAVETLGSVNIICSDKTGTLTQNKMTVVKHYVYGKMKDLPTEVSGLEADQEEKELIKTLILCSDATYEENGQSTGDPTEIALIALGAKYNMNKNDLNAKYKRVAEKPFDSDRKLMSTLNKEENGYRVHTKGAIDNILKIATKALVDGKVVPLTEELKREYLKVSEEMSDNALRVLGAAYKDVDHKIEPEQMEKNLIVLGLVGMIDPPRLEVKDSILEAKRAGITPVMITGDHKNTAFAIAKELNIAESIEQSIVGAEIDKMSEEEFANKINKYRVFARVSPEHKVKIVKAFKSHGNIVSMTGDGVNDAPSLKNADIGVAMGITGTDVSKGASDMILTDDNFSTIVTAVEEGRNIYNNIKKAVIFLLSCNLGEVISIFLSVLFAWPVPLIPTQILWINLITDSLPALALGMDPGDPDVMKHKPRDPKESFFAHGAGFRAVLGGVLIGIFTLLAFYFGLSEFGYRLGSGNIPQRVLRYARTMAFVVLAASQLFYSLSMRNEKKSIFQIGIFSNSYLIGAILLGIFLQAIVISLPFLANAFGVQMLSLRDWSIVIGFALIPLLVNEIIKIFTRIKDTK; encoded by the coding sequence ATGTGGTTTTCAAAATCTCCAGAACAAATATTAAAGGAATTTGATGTAAACCCTGAAATTGGACTTAGTGAAGAAGAAGCTAAGAAAAGATTAGAAAAATATGGAGAGAATAAATTAAAGAGTAAACCTAAAAAGAGTACATGGAAATTATTTTTAGAACAATTACAAGATATGTTGATTTATGTTCTTTTAGCATCCACATTGATTACTTTAGCAATCGGAGAATATGTAGATGCCTTTATCATTTTGTTTGTTGTTCTATTAAATGCAGTGATAGGAGTAGTACAGGAATCCAAAGCAGAAAAAGCTATTGAAGCACTTCAGCAAATGACTACACCCAAGTCTTTAGTGCGAAGAAATGGAGAAGTAAAAGAAATAAATTCTGAAGAGATAGTACCAGGAGATATTGTTATTTTAGATGCGGGAAGATATGTACCTGCAGATATCAGATTATTAGAAAGTGTCAATCTTCAAATAGAAGAATCTGCTCTTACTGGGGAATCCGTGCCTAGTGATAAAAATGCAAAAGACATTCATGAAGATCTCAAAACTCCTATTGGAGATCGATCTAATATGGCATTTATGTCTACTCTTGTTACTTATGGTAGAGGAGAAGGGGTTGTAGTTTCTACTGCTATGAATACCGAAATGGGGAAAATTGCAGAAGCTCTTGAAGAAGATGTTGAAGATATGACTCCTCTTCAAAAGCGACTAGATGAATTAGGAAGAATATTAGGATTTTTAGCAATTGGCATTTGTGTAGTAATGTTTGGAATTGCTTTTATTCAGGGAAGAGATTTGTTTGATATGTTTTTAACAGCTATTAGTTTGGCAGTTGCAGCTATTCCAGAAGGACTTGCTGCTATTGTAGCTATTGTATTAGCCATGGGAGTTACTAAAATGTCTAAGAAGCATGCTATTATTAGAAAACTTCCTGCTGTTGAGACATTAGGATCGGTGAATATTATATGTTCTGATAAAACAGGAACTCTTACACAAAATAAAATGACTGTTGTAAAACATTATGTTTATGGGAAGATGAAGGATTTACCTACAGAAGTTTCTGGGTTAGAAGCGGATCAAGAGGAAAAAGAATTGATTAAAACTCTTATACTATGCTCTGATGCGACTTATGAGGAAAATGGACAAAGTACAGGAGATCCTACAGAGATTGCTTTGATTGCTTTAGGTGCAAAATATAATATGAACAAAAATGATTTAAATGCAAAGTACAAGAGGGTCGCAGAAAAACCATTTGATTCGGATAGAAAGTTAATGTCTACTTTAAATAAAGAAGAAAATGGGTATCGCGTTCATACAAAAGGAGCTATTGATAATATTTTAAAGATAGCTACAAAAGCTTTAGTAGATGGAAAAGTAGTTCCTTTGACAGAGGAATTGAAAAGAGAGTATTTAAAGGTTTCCGAAGAAATGTCCGACAATGCTTTACGAGTTCTTGGAGCAGCTTATAAAGATGTAGATCATAAAATAGAACCTGAACAAATGGAAAAGAATTTAATTGTGTTAGGATTAGTTGGAATGATAGATCCTCCCAGATTGGAAGTAAAAGACTCTATTTTGGAAGCAAAAAGAGCAGGAATTACTCCTGTGATGATTACAGGAGATCATAAAAACACAGCTTTTGCCATTGCTAAAGAATTGAATATTGCAGAATCTATAGAACAAAGTATTGTAGGGGCAGAAATTGATAAAATGTCTGAGGAAGAATTTGCGAATAAGATTAATAAGTATAGAGTTTTTGCCAGGGTTTCCCCTGAACATAAAGTGAAAATTGTAAAGGCCTTTAAGTCTCATGGAAACATTGTATCTATGACTGGAGATGGAGTGAATGATGCACCTTCTTTAAAGAATGCAGATATTGGGGTAGCAATGGGAATTACTGGAACCGATGTATCGAAAGGAGCCAGTGACATGATTTTAACCGATGATAATTTTTCTACCATTGTTACTGCAGTAGAAGAAGGAAGAAATATTTATAATAATATTAAAAAAGCAGTAATTTTTCTTTTATCCTGTAATCTTGGAGAAGTAATCTCTATATTTTTATCTGTATTGTTTGCATGGCCGGTACCTCTTATCCCTACACAAATTTTATGGATTAATCTAATTACTGACTCATTACCTGCTTTAGCCCTTGGAATGGATCCAGGAGATCCAGATGTTATGAAACATAAACCAAGAGATCCTAAGGAGAGTTTCTTTGCTCATGGAGCTGGGTTTAGAGCGGTTCTTGGAGGGGTATTGATTGGGATATTCACTCTTTTAGCCTTTTATTTTGGCCTATCGGAATTTGGATATCGATTGGGTTCTGGAAATATTCCTCAAAGGGTTCTAAGATATGCTAGAACCATGGCTTTTGTTGTGCTAGCTGCATCCCAATTATTTTATTCTTTATCTATGAGAAATGAAAAGAAATCTATTTTCCAAATAGGAATATTTTCTAATAGTTATTTAATAGGAGCAATATTATTAGGAATTTTTTTACAAGCAATTGTGATATCTCTACCATTTTTAGCAAATGCTTTTGGAGTACAGATGCTTTCATTAAGGGATTGGAGTATAGTAATTGGATTTGCTTTAATTCCCCTTCTAGTAAATGAAATTATAAAGATATTTACTAGAATAAAGGATACCAAGTAA
- a CDS encoding oxidoreductase, whose amino-acid sequence MSKKINVGLIGYGNGGRNFHAPIIHGVEELNLYAIVTSNEEKAKVAQKKYHGLKIYHTAETLLEDPQVELVVITIPNTYHAKMVEKALLAGKHVVVDKPFTIYSKEADSLIQLAKEKGKILTVYQNRRWDSDFLTIQKILQGNFLGNLVEYEAHFDRFKNIISENSWKEEEMPGNGIIYDLGPHLIDQALLLFGIPQEVRADIRIQRKNSKIHDYFEIILDYENLKVSLYAGMLVKELGPHFILKGDKGSYIKYGMDPQEELLKKGNSPLQKENWGEEKEEEWGILNTEWNGISFRGKVKSERGDYRIFYKNVARAIMGLEKIFVKPQEARNVIKLIELAIKSNEEKRAIQICQKDF is encoded by the coding sequence ATGAGCAAAAAAATCAATGTAGGATTAATAGGATACGGCAATGGAGGACGAAATTTTCATGCACCAATCATCCATGGAGTTGAAGAATTAAACCTTTATGCCATTGTTACAAGCAATGAAGAAAAAGCAAAAGTAGCTCAAAAAAAATATCATGGACTCAAGATTTATCATACAGCAGAAACATTATTGGAAGATCCACAAGTGGAATTGGTTGTAATTACTATTCCCAATACATATCATGCAAAAATGGTAGAAAAAGCACTTTTAGCAGGAAAGCATGTAGTAGTGGATAAACCTTTTACTATTTATTCTAAAGAAGCAGATTCCTTGATCCAATTGGCAAAAGAAAAGGGAAAAATTTTAACAGTTTATCAAAATAGAAGATGGGACAGTGATTTTTTAACTATTCAAAAGATACTTCAAGGAAATTTTTTAGGAAATTTAGTGGAATATGAAGCCCATTTTGATCGATTTAAAAATATTATATCCGAAAATAGCTGGAAAGAAGAAGAAATGCCGGGAAATGGAATTATTTATGATTTAGGACCTCATCTGATAGATCAAGCTTTGTTATTATTTGGAATTCCTCAAGAAGTTAGAGCAGATATACGAATTCAACGAAAAAATAGTAAAATCCATGATTATTTTGAAATAATTTTAGATTATGAAAATTTAAAAGTTTCTCTATATGCAGGAATGTTAGTAAAAGAATTGGGACCTCATTTTATTTTAAAGGGAGATAAAGGAAGTTACATAAAGTATGGAATGGATCCTCAAGAGGAATTACTAAAAAAAGGGAATTCTCCTCTTCAAAAAGAGAATTGGGGAGAAGAAAAAGAGGAAGAATGGGGAATTTTAAATACAGAATGGAATGGAATTTCTTTTAGAGGGAAAGTAAAAAGTGAAAGAGGAGATTATAGAATTTTTTATAAAAATGTAGCCCGTGCAATTATGGGATTAGAAAAGATTTTTGTAAAACCCCAGGAAGCGAGGAATGTAATAAAACTCATTGAGTTAGCAATCAAAAGCAATGAAGAAAAAAGAGCGATACAGATTTGTCAAAAAGATTTTTAA
- a CDS encoding NAD(P)-dependent oxidoreductase, whose protein sequence is MSNSRTKGFKLILCALKNKKIAAVLDVFKNEPSINSKFVELDNVLLSPYCGASTINAINRMGIMVIEGLISILEEKNLNI, encoded by the coding sequence ATGAGCAATTCTAGAACTAAAGGCTTCAAATTGATACTCTGTGCTTTAAAGAATAAAAAGATTGCAGCAGTCTTGGATGTATTTAAAAATGAGCCTTCAATAAATTCTAAATTTGTTGAGTTGGATAACGTTCTTCTTTCTCCTTATTGTGGAGCTTCAACAATAAATGCAATTAATAGAATGGGAATTATGGTAATAGAAGGCTTAATCAGTATTTTGGAAGAAAAGAATCTAAATATCTAG
- a CDS encoding sugar kinase, which produces MQLDNKEVSLSPEVITLGEPMAVLIAQETGELKNVSHFLRGIAGAELNVAISLTRLGHSCSYITRLGKDPFGEYIYDYIRSTKIDHKYIYFDKEYNTGLYLKSKPLNGEDPIIYYYRKNSAASHLATKDIEKVDFKGYKILHITGITAALSKNCKDALYLAIEKARKNNLLISFDTNIRRALWKNEKEMKKVLNKIAFESDIVLPGIGEGRELTGKNTPEQIADYYIQNGSKAVIIKIGKSGAYYKTKEESGQVDGFKIENIVDTVGAGDGFASGLLSGILDGKSIKDSVKTGNAVASIIIQHKGDNAPLPTKEELDQYIFENYSKKILVSKNYNR; this is translated from the coding sequence TTGCAATTAGACAATAAAGAGGTTTCGTTGTCACCAGAGGTGATTACCTTGGGAGAGCCAATGGCAGTTTTAATTGCACAAGAAACAGGAGAATTAAAAAATGTTTCTCATTTTTTAAGGGGAATTGCAGGTGCAGAATTAAATGTTGCCATTAGTTTGACACGATTAGGGCATTCTTGTTCTTATATTACTCGATTAGGAAAAGATCCATTTGGAGAATATATTTATGATTATATTCGATCTACAAAAATTGATCACAAATATATTTATTTTGATAAGGAATATAATACAGGATTATATTTAAAATCAAAGCCTTTAAATGGGGAGGACCCTATTATATACTACTATAGAAAAAATTCAGCAGCTTCTCATTTAGCAACTAAAGATATTGAAAAAGTAGATTTTAAAGGATATAAAATCTTACACATTACAGGAATCACTGCTGCATTGTCAAAGAACTGTAAGGATGCTTTGTATCTGGCCATAGAAAAAGCTCGTAAAAATAATTTATTGATTTCTTTTGATACAAATATTCGAAGGGCATTGTGGAAAAATGAGAAAGAAATGAAAAAAGTTCTCAATAAGATTGCCTTTGAAAGTGATATTGTCCTACCAGGAATAGGAGAAGGAAGAGAATTAACTGGGAAAAATACTCCAGAGCAGATAGCAGATTATTATATTCAAAATGGTTCAAAAGCAGTAATCATTAAAATTGGGAAATCTGGTGCATACTATAAAACAAAAGAGGAAAGTGGACAGGTAGATGGATTTAAGATTGAAAATATAGTAGATACGGTTGGTGCAGGAGATGGATTTGCCTCTGGTTTATTAAGTGGGATCTTAGATGGAAAATCTATTAAAGATTCTGTAAAAACAGGAAATGCGGTAGCTTCTATTATTATTCAACATAAGGGTGATAATGCACCTTTACCAACAAAGGAGGAATTAGATCAGTATATTTTTGAAAATTATAGTAAAAAGATTCTTGTAAGTAAAAATTATAATAGATAA